One genomic segment of Mangifera indica cultivar Alphonso chromosome 6, CATAS_Mindica_2.1, whole genome shotgun sequence includes these proteins:
- the LOC123218364 gene encoding protein PHLOEM PROTEIN 2-LIKE A1-like isoform X1 has translation MASAKVQLPHNLHAILKEGGSQIDASSDNLIEQLQAGIFLNQNKLKFWVDRLLSANAFDIHARGLSITWGDDTRYWNWTYKPDTQGSCTCVQVEVAELLKVCWLDVSKKFPAENLTPGIVYQVSFVLMMKDGEYGFANHPVNFKLAIPNYHETIERKEDLSKLPKNKWTEVRVGEFITSCNMTGDLEISMFEHNSQWKSGLIVNKIVFHPVRRHCLN, from the exons ATGGCTTCAGCTAAAGTTCAGCTTCCACACAACCTCCATGCCATTCTGAAAGAGGGAGGCTCCCAGATTGACGCCTCCTCCGACAATCTCATTGAACAGCTCCAGGCTGGAATCTTCTTGAACCAAAACAAACTG AAGTTTTGGGTTGACAGGCTTTTAAGTGCTAACGCCTTCGACATTCATGCAAGGGGTCTGTCAATCACTTGGGGAGACGATACACGTTACTGGAATTGGACTTACAAGCCAGACACACAAGG cagTTGTACATGTGTTCAAGTTGAGGTGGCTGAATTATTGAAGGTCTGTTGGCTTGACGTGAGCAAGAAATTCCCTGCCGAAAACCTCACTCCAGGGATAGTTTACCAAGTTTCCTTTGTGTTAATGATGAAGGACGGAGAATATGGATTTGCAAATCATCCGGTGAACTTTAAACTCGCCATTCCCAATTACCATGAGACTATTGAACGCAAAGAGGATCTGAGTAAGTTGCCAAAAAACAAATGGACAGAGGTCCGAGTTGGTGAGTTCATTACATCTTGCAATATGACAGGGGATTTGGAAATCTCAATGTTTGAACACAATTCCCAGTGGAAGAGTGGGCTGATTGTCAATAAGATCGTCTTCCACCCCGTGCGCAGGCACTGCCTCAACTGA
- the LOC123218364 gene encoding protein PHLOEM PROTEIN 2-LIKE A1-like isoform X2 produces the protein MASAKVQLPHNLHAILKEGGSQIDASSDNLIEQLQAGIFLNQNKLKFWVDRLLSANAFDIHARGLSITWGDDTRYWNWTYKPDTQGCTCVQVEVAELLKVCWLDVSKKFPAENLTPGIVYQVSFVLMMKDGEYGFANHPVNFKLAIPNYHETIERKEDLSKLPKNKWTEVRVGEFITSCNMTGDLEISMFEHNSQWKSGLIVNKIVFHPVRRHCLN, from the exons ATGGCTTCAGCTAAAGTTCAGCTTCCACACAACCTCCATGCCATTCTGAAAGAGGGAGGCTCCCAGATTGACGCCTCCTCCGACAATCTCATTGAACAGCTCCAGGCTGGAATCTTCTTGAACCAAAACAAACTG AAGTTTTGGGTTGACAGGCTTTTAAGTGCTAACGCCTTCGACATTCATGCAAGGGGTCTGTCAATCACTTGGGGAGACGATACACGTTACTGGAATTGGACTTACAAGCCAGACACACAAGG TTGTACATGTGTTCAAGTTGAGGTGGCTGAATTATTGAAGGTCTGTTGGCTTGACGTGAGCAAGAAATTCCCTGCCGAAAACCTCACTCCAGGGATAGTTTACCAAGTTTCCTTTGTGTTAATGATGAAGGACGGAGAATATGGATTTGCAAATCATCCGGTGAACTTTAAACTCGCCATTCCCAATTACCATGAGACTATTGAACGCAAAGAGGATCTGAGTAAGTTGCCAAAAAACAAATGGACAGAGGTCCGAGTTGGTGAGTTCATTACATCTTGCAATATGACAGGGGATTTGGAAATCTCAATGTTTGAACACAATTCCCAGTGGAAGAGTGGGCTGATTGTCAATAAGATCGTCTTCCACCCCGTGCGCAGGCACTGCCTCAACTGA